In Sphingomonas psychrotolerans, the following proteins share a genomic window:
- a CDS encoding sugar porter family MFS transporter yields the protein MSATNRKLNPSAIIAASLAGLLFGFDTAVIAGVTEALRGTFDLSAAQLGAAVSAALVGTLVGALGAGRPGDRYGSRNILLWIAVAYIVSALGSALSSGLAMLVAFRFLGGLAIGGSSVLAPVYIAEVSPPERRGMLVGFFQLSIVLGILGAYVSNFLIGQASDGELAWRLKLGVAAAPAILFLLLMLRVPQSPRWLFHRGRTAEAKAAIETLRMGDPDTLFAQFAKGATAPGDARLRWSKHRRPILLAIGLAMFNQLSGINAILYYLGDIFAAAGFDTVSADLQAVAIGVANLAATMLGMAIIDRVGRKPLLLIGALGTAVALAAVALIYSTGAGRAWLLPSLIGFILFFAVSQGAVIWVYLSEIFPTAVRARGQSLGSATHWGMNALIAFGFPIVAQYTQALPFWLFAGAMLVQAGVVWRYYPETRGVSLETMGRTVEGRE from the coding sequence ATGAGCGCAACCAACCGCAAGCTGAACCCCTCGGCGATCATCGCGGCGAGCCTCGCCGGGCTTTTGTTCGGATTCGATACCGCGGTGATCGCCGGCGTGACCGAGGCGCTGCGCGGCACGTTCGACCTTTCGGCGGCGCAGCTGGGCGCGGCGGTGTCGGCCGCGCTGGTCGGCACCCTGGTCGGCGCGCTCGGCGCGGGCCGACCTGGGGACCGCTATGGCAGCCGCAATATCCTCCTCTGGATCGCCGTCGCCTATATCGTCTCGGCGCTCGGCTCGGCGCTGAGCAGCGGTCTCGCGATGCTCGTTGCCTTCCGCTTTCTCGGTGGTCTCGCGATCGGCGGCTCGTCGGTGCTGGCGCCGGTGTACATCGCCGAAGTGAGCCCGCCCGAGCGGCGTGGCATGCTGGTCGGCTTCTTCCAGCTCAGCATCGTGCTCGGCATCCTCGGCGCCTATGTCAGCAATTTCCTGATCGGCCAGGCCAGCGACGGCGAGCTGGCCTGGCGACTGAAGCTCGGCGTCGCGGCGGCCCCGGCGATCCTCTTCCTGCTCCTGATGTTGCGGGTCCCGCAGAGCCCGCGCTGGCTCTTTCATCGCGGACGGACCGCCGAGGCGAAGGCGGCGATCGAAACGCTGCGCATGGGCGACCCGGACACGCTGTTCGCGCAATTCGCCAAGGGCGCCACCGCGCCGGGAGACGCGAGGCTGCGCTGGAGCAAGCACCGCCGCCCGATCCTGCTGGCAATCGGGCTCGCCATGTTCAACCAGCTCTCGGGGATCAACGCGATCCTCTATTATCTCGGCGACATCTTCGCCGCCGCCGGCTTCGATACGGTCTCGGCCGATCTGCAGGCCGTGGCGATCGGCGTGGCCAATCTCGCCGCGACAATGCTGGGCATGGCGATCATCGACCGGGTCGGGCGCAAGCCGTTGCTGCTGATCGGCGCTTTGGGCACTGCCGTGGCGCTTGCCGCCGTCGCCCTGATCTATTCGACCGGTGCGGGACGGGCTTGGCTGCTCCCCTCGCTGATCGGCTTCATCCTGTTCTTCGCGGTCTCGCAGGGTGCCGTCATCTGGGTCTATCTCTCCGAGATCTTCCCGACCGCAGTCCGCGCGCGCGGCCAATCGCTCGGCAGCGCGACGCATTGGGGCATGAATGCGCTGATCGCTTTTGGCTTTCCAATAGTGGCACAATATACCCAGGCTCTGCCGTTCTGGCTGTTCGCCGGCGCGATGCTGGTGCAGGCTGGGGTGGTCTGGCGCTATTACCCCGAAACGCGCGGGGTTTCGCTGGAGACGATGGGACGAACAGTCGAGGGCCGGGAATGA
- a CDS encoding GH92 family glycosyl hydrolase produces the protein MKTFARSIRGAVALLATTGLCLPAPILAQAAQQEALVDLANPLMGTDSNYELSYGNTYPAVAVPWGMNFWSPVTGEMGNGWGYTYDANRISGIKQTHQPSPWMNDYAAFELMAMTGPLRIKQKERASWFSHKAEESKPYKYKVYLADHDVTAEVVPTSRAAQFRFTFPASDDAHIILDAYNEGSMVTVDKARRRITGYVRNNSGGVPANFHNYFVLEFDHDFTVSRTWDENWQLRDNAKSEGAHVGAVVSFKTKKGEQVGVKVASSFISLDQAERNLTREVGRDSFDQTEAKARQTWEKEFSRIRVNDPNLENRRIFYSALYRMLQFPRTFHEVDAKGQTVHYSPYDGKVHPGPMFTDNGFWDTWRAVFPFFALMYPEQDSQIMQGLVNTYKESGWLPEWASPGHRSVMIGSNSAILIADAYLNGVRGFDVETLYEAMVKNATTSEGRPRDARGKVLTAVGREGVEYYNKLGYVPYDVGINESAARSLEYATADFALSKLAAALGKTADAQKYAAQAQNYRKLFDKQSGWMRGRNQDGSWATPFNPLKWGDAFTEGNSLHYSWSVMQDVRGLADLMGGDKAFVDRLDSIFSTPPLFDDSYYGQTIHEIREMQIVDMGQYAHGNQPIQHMTYLYDWAGAPWKTQFHVRNVMAKLYSSAPDGYPGDEDNGQTSAWYVFSALGFYPVTPAVGEYAIGSPLFQNVELSMPGGKKLTIEAANNGAKNVYIQSVTFNGKRHDKTWLTREALQGGGNLRFVMGPTPNKQWGADKASAPFSMSASGERK, from the coding sequence TTGAAGACCTTTGCTCGATCAATTCGCGGTGCCGTCGCGCTGCTCGCGACCACCGGGCTGTGCCTGCCCGCGCCGATCCTCGCGCAGGCGGCGCAGCAGGAGGCTCTGGTCGATCTGGCGAACCCGTTGATGGGCACCGATTCGAACTACGAACTCTCCTACGGCAACACCTATCCCGCGGTCGCGGTGCCGTGGGGGATGAACTTCTGGAGTCCGGTCACCGGCGAAATGGGCAATGGCTGGGGCTATACCTATGACGCCAACCGGATCAGCGGGATCAAGCAGACTCACCAGCCCAGTCCGTGGATGAACGATTACGCCGCGTTCGAGCTGATGGCGATGACCGGCCCGCTGCGGATCAAGCAGAAGGAGCGCGCCTCGTGGTTCAGCCACAAGGCGGAGGAGAGCAAGCCCTACAAGTACAAGGTCTATCTCGCCGATCACGACGTCACCGCCGAAGTGGTGCCGACCAGCCGCGCCGCGCAGTTCCGCTTCACCTTCCCGGCGAGCGACGACGCGCACATCATCCTCGACGCGTATAACGAAGGCTCGATGGTGACGGTCGACAAGGCGCGGCGGCGGATCACCGGCTATGTCCGCAACAACAGCGGCGGCGTGCCGGCCAATTTCCACAATTACTTCGTGCTCGAGTTCGACCACGACTTCACTGTCTCGCGCACCTGGGACGAGAATTGGCAGCTCCGCGACAACGCGAAGAGCGAAGGCGCGCATGTCGGCGCGGTGGTCAGCTTCAAGACGAAGAAGGGCGAGCAGGTCGGCGTCAAGGTCGCCTCATCCTTCATCAGCCTCGATCAGGCCGAGCGTAACCTCACCCGCGAAGTCGGCCGCGACAGCTTCGACCAGACCGAGGCCAAGGCGCGCCAGACCTGGGAGAAGGAATTCTCGCGCATCCGGGTAAACGATCCCAACCTCGAGAACCGCCGGATCTTCTATTCGGCGCTATACCGGATGCTGCAATTCCCGCGCACCTTCCACGAAGTCGACGCGAAGGGGCAGACGGTCCATTACAGCCCCTATGACGGCAAGGTGCATCCCGGGCCGATGTTCACCGACAATGGCTTCTGGGACACGTGGCGTGCGGTCTTCCCGTTCTTCGCATTGATGTATCCCGAGCAGGACAGCCAGATCATGCAGGGGCTGGTCAACACCTATAAGGAGTCCGGCTGGCTGCCCGAATGGGCGAGCCCGGGGCATCGCAGCGTGATGATCGGATCGAACTCGGCGATCCTGATCGCCGACGCGTATCTCAACGGCGTGCGCGGCTTCGACGTCGAGACTTTGTACGAAGCGATGGTCAAGAACGCGACGACGTCCGAAGGCCGCCCGCGCGATGCGCGCGGCAAGGTGCTGACCGCGGTCGGGCGCGAAGGCGTCGAATATTACAACAAGCTCGGCTATGTCCCTTATGATGTCGGCATCAACGAGAGCGCGGCGCGCAGCCTCGAATATGCCACCGCCGATTTCGCGCTGTCGAAGCTCGCCGCAGCGCTCGGCAAGACCGCGGACGCGCAGAAATATGCGGCGCAGGCGCAGAATTACCGGAAGCTGTTCGACAAGCAGTCCGGCTGGATGCGCGGGCGCAACCAGGACGGCAGCTGGGCGACGCCGTTCAACCCGCTCAAATGGGGCGATGCCTTCACCGAGGGCAATTCGCTGCATTACAGCTGGTCGGTGATGCAGGACGTGCGGGGGCTCGCCGATCTGATGGGCGGAGACAAGGCGTTCGTCGACCGGCTCGATTCGATCTTCTCGACCCCGCCTCTGTTCGACGACAGCTATTACGGCCAGACGATCCACGAGATCCGCGAGATGCAGATCGTCGACATGGGCCAATATGCCCATGGCAACCAGCCGATCCAGCACATGACCTATCTCTATGATTGGGCCGGCGCGCCGTGGAAGACGCAGTTCCATGTCCGCAACGTGATGGCGAAACTCTATTCGTCGGCACCCGACGGCTATCCGGGAGACGAGGATAATGGCCAGACCTCGGCCTGGTACGTCTTCTCGGCTTTGGGCTTCTATCCGGTGACGCCGGCGGTCGGCGAATATGCGATCGGCAGTCCGCTGTTCCAGAATGTCGAGCTCAGCATGCCGGGCGGCAAGAAGCTGACGATCGAGGCGGCGAACAACGGCGCCAAGAACGTCTACATCCAGTCGGTGACGTTCAACGGCAAGCGCCACGACAAGACCTGGCTGACGCGCGAGGCGCTGCAGGGCGGCGGCAATCTGCGCTTCGTGATGGGGCCGACGCCGAACAAGCAATGGGGCGCCGACAAGGCAAGCGCGCCCTTTTCGATGAGTGCATCTGGAGAGCGTAAATGA
- a CDS encoding ROK family protein produces MSNGLPSSVGVSVSDGAAAGERPYAGVELGGTKCVCTLAFGPDRVIDQRTVPTTSPADTLPALLAVLHEWHRDGGFAALGIASFGPIELDPKSPLYGQILATNKPRWPGTDVRGVLSAPFGVPVGFDTDVNGAALAEIAWGCGQGMEDFAYVTIGTGVGVGLVVHGRPTRGFAHGEWGHMRVPRLASDTHPSVCGFHDDCVEGLASGSALVSRLSGRTVRELAEDDPVWDPIVGYIAAMAHALVCGAAPRRIAIGGGVLTAQPHLLGRIERRLLESLNGYMQMPEGGQYVTKPALDDMAGPLGSIALAAAAVDAA; encoded by the coding sequence ATGTCGAACGGTTTGCCGTCGTCCGTCGGAGTAAGCGTATCGGACGGCGCTGCGGCGGGCGAGCGACCCTATGCGGGCGTCGAGCTGGGCGGCACCAAATGCGTGTGCACGCTCGCCTTCGGGCCTGATCGCGTGATCGATCAGCGCACGGTTCCGACCACCAGCCCGGCGGACACGCTCCCGGCGCTGCTGGCGGTGCTGCACGAATGGCATCGGGACGGCGGCTTCGCCGCGCTCGGCATTGCTTCGTTCGGTCCGATCGAGCTCGATCCGAAGTCGCCGCTTTACGGTCAGATCCTCGCGACCAACAAGCCGCGTTGGCCGGGCACCGACGTCCGCGGCGTGCTGTCGGCGCCGTTCGGAGTGCCGGTCGGCTTCGACACCGACGTCAATGGCGCGGCGCTGGCCGAGATCGCCTGGGGCTGCGGCCAGGGGATGGAAGACTTCGCCTACGTCACGATCGGCACCGGCGTCGGCGTCGGGCTGGTCGTTCACGGCCGGCCGACCCGGGGATTCGCGCATGGTGAGTGGGGGCATATGCGGGTGCCGCGTCTCGCTTCGGACACGCATCCCAGCGTCTGCGGTTTTCACGACGATTGCGTCGAGGGGCTGGCCTCGGGTTCGGCGCTGGTGTCGCGGCTGTCCGGGCGCACGGTCCGCGAACTCGCCGAGGACGACCCGGTATGGGACCCGATCGTCGGCTATATCGCCGCGATGGCGCATGCGCTGGTCTGCGGCGCGGCGCCCCGCCGCATCGCGATCGGCGGTGGCGTGCTCACTGCCCAGCCGCATCTCCTCGGCCGGATCGAGCGTAGGCTGCTCGAGAGTCTCAACGGCTATATGCAGATGCCCGAGGGCGGGCAGTATGTGACGAAGCCCGCGCTCGACGACATGGCGGGGCCGCTGGGATCGATCGCGCTCGCCGCTGCCGCGGTCGACGCGGCGTGA
- a CDS encoding GH92 family glycosyl hydrolase — protein sequence MITANRRQLLAGTGLAALGTAAPGLARPQAIAPKPDLFIGTGGHGHTFPGPSLPFGMVQLGPDTDNSRWDACSGYHRTDGSIMGFSHTHLSGTGIGDMLDVLVVPTRGPLELDPGKLDNPDTGYRQRFSEEHAEPGYYRVKLESGVLAELTVTERTGLHRYHFPKGAGHILIDFAHMILDVWDKGTIVDQASLAIDADGVLTGTRRVHRWAKGRQIHFALQLSRRPSRVQFFGDGNKPAPAGAKGITGNKLKVALFFDEAGGEPILIKTGISAIDVAGAKAALAGEAKGWDFDRTATAARRAWGEQLGCVRVEGGTGAQRTIMASALYHCFLAPTLFTDRDGRYVGMDGQVHQAPVDTPAFSTYSLWDTYRALHPLLTLVQPERAAMFTRDLIRQTQQSPYGPPVWQLQGIETGCMIGWHSVSVLAEARLKGIEADYAAAWPNIRRRAFDRDYKDSDGSLGRGYYYDLGYIPADKIWESVSRTQEYAYDDWAMAVLAEAAGAKDDAEKLRQRSRNYRNVLDPATRFAKPKFSDGSWWANYDPIQIGHDVKKHRDYTEANGWQATFLNQHDVYGLIDHFGGDAAFEKQLDALFNAPSTLPENAPPDISGLVGQYAHGNEPNHHVAYLYAFAGAPWKTQAMIRRLCTEMYKDDPDGEIGNDDCGQMSAWFVLSAMGFYPVDPVSGVYVFGSPLFDTAEMRMGRGKTLRVIARGNGDGAPYVQSMRWNGKPWTRNWISHAELAKGGELVFEMAREPSRFGTAKADRPPSFGRVPA from the coding sequence ATGATCACTGCAAATCGCCGCCAGTTGCTCGCCGGCACCGGGCTCGCCGCCCTGGGCACCGCGGCGCCGGGGCTCGCGCGCCCGCAGGCAATCGCCCCCAAGCCCGATCTGTTCATCGGCACCGGCGGGCACGGTCACACCTTTCCGGGGCCATCGCTGCCCTTCGGCATGGTCCAGCTCGGTCCCGACACCGACAATAGCCGGTGGGACGCGTGTTCGGGCTATCACCGCACCGACGGCTCGATCATGGGCTTCTCGCACACTCACCTCTCCGGCACCGGCATCGGCGACATGCTGGACGTTTTGGTGGTGCCGACGCGGGGGCCGCTAGAGCTCGATCCGGGCAAGCTCGACAACCCCGACACCGGCTATCGCCAGCGCTTCTCCGAGGAGCATGCCGAGCCCGGTTATTACCGCGTCAAACTCGAATCCGGGGTGCTGGCGGAACTGACGGTGACCGAGCGCACCGGTCTCCACCGCTATCATTTCCCCAAGGGCGCCGGGCACATCCTGATCGACTTCGCCCATATGATTCTCGACGTGTGGGACAAGGGCACGATCGTCGATCAGGCATCGCTGGCGATCGACGCGGACGGGGTGCTCACCGGCACCCGCCGGGTGCATCGCTGGGCCAAGGGCCGGCAGATCCATTTCGCGCTGCAGCTCTCGCGCAGGCCGAGCCGTGTCCAGTTCTTCGGCGACGGCAACAAGCCCGCGCCAGCCGGCGCCAAGGGCATTACCGGCAACAAGCTCAAGGTCGCGTTGTTCTTCGACGAGGCCGGCGGCGAGCCGATCCTGATCAAGACCGGCATCTCGGCGATCGACGTCGCAGGGGCGAAAGCTGCGCTCGCAGGCGAAGCGAAGGGCTGGGACTTCGACCGCACCGCCACCGCCGCGCGACGCGCCTGGGGGGAGCAACTCGGCTGCGTCCGCGTCGAGGGCGGGACCGGGGCGCAGCGCACGATCATGGCGAGCGCGCTCTATCATTGCTTCCTCGCGCCGACGCTCTTCACCGATCGCGACGGCCGCTATGTCGGGATGGACGGCCAGGTGCATCAGGCGCCTGTCGACACGCCGGCGTTCAGCACCTATTCGCTGTGGGACACCTATCGCGCGCTGCATCCGCTGCTGACCTTGGTCCAGCCTGAGCGCGCGGCGATGTTCACCCGCGATCTGATCCGCCAGACCCAGCAGAGCCCTTATGGCCCGCCGGTCTGGCAGCTCCAGGGGATCGAGACCGGCTGCATGATCGGCTGGCATTCGGTGTCGGTGCTCGCCGAGGCGCGCTTGAAGGGGATCGAGGCCGATTATGCCGCGGCGTGGCCCAATATCCGCCGCCGCGCCTTCGATCGCGACTATAAGGACAGCGACGGCTCGCTCGGTCGGGGATATTATTACGATCTCGGCTATATCCCCGCCGACAAGATCTGGGAGTCTGTCAGCCGCACCCAGGAATATGCCTATGACGATTGGGCGATGGCGGTGCTCGCCGAGGCCGCGGGCGCGAAGGACGACGCCGAGAAGCTGCGTCAGCGCAGCCGGAACTATCGCAACGTCCTCGACCCGGCGACTCGCTTCGCGAAACCGAAATTCTCGGACGGCAGCTGGTGGGCGAATTACGATCCGATCCAGATCGGCCACGACGTCAAGAAGCACCGTGATTACACCGAGGCCAATGGCTGGCAGGCTACCTTCCTCAACCAACATGACGTTTACGGCCTGATCGACCATTTCGGCGGCGATGCGGCATTCGAGAAGCAGCTCGACGCGCTGTTCAACGCGCCGTCGACTTTGCCCGAGAATGCGCCGCCCGACATTTCGGGGCTGGTCGGCCAATATGCGCATGGCAACGAGCCCAACCACCACGTCGCCTATCTCTATGCCTTTGCCGGCGCGCCGTGGAAGACGCAGGCGATGATCCGCCGGCTGTGCACCGAAATGTACAAGGACGACCCCGACGGCGAGATCGGCAACGACGATTGCGGGCAGATGAGCGCGTGGTTCGTGCTCAGCGCAATGGGCTTCTATCCGGTCGATCCGGTGAGCGGCGTATATGTGTTCGGCTCGCCCTTGTTCGATACGGCCGAGATGCGGATGGGGCGGGGGAAGACCCTCCGCGTGATCGCGCGGGGCAACGGGGACGGTGCGCCCTATGTCCAGTCGATGCGGTGGAACGGCAAGCCGTGGACCCGCAACTGGATCAGCCACGCCGAACTGGCAAAGGGTGGCGAACTGGTGTTCGAGATGGCGCGCGAGCCTTCGCGCTTCGGCACGGCCAAAGCCGACCGGCCGCCGTCGTTCGGGCGGGTGCCGGCGTGA
- a CDS encoding glycoside hydrolase family 43 protein, which produces MKRTILTGLATAAALLLTGSAPAPNPIVPGWYADPEIHVFGGRYWIYPTYSDHGAVPDVSPGFTPAQTELRKQKMVRPSYGIQTFFNAFSSPDLVHWTKHSHVFDVKNAAWAAFAIWAPSVIAANGKYYMFFSANDIQKDGETGGIGLAVSDKPGGPFKDAIGKPLIGKFHNGAQPIDPFAFRDKDGQVYLYYGGWQHCNVVKLSKDLKSIVPHADGSLFKEITPPGYVEGSFLIQRKGVYYLMWSEGGWTGPDYSVAYAMGPSPVGPFKPMGKILQQDFRIARGAGHHSVVQLPGTDDWVIAYHRRPLGEERGEHRELALDRMEFNADGTIKPVVMTNEGVAPRPIGRAR; this is translated from the coding sequence AGCGCACCATCCTGACCGGCCTCGCCACGGCGGCGGCCCTGCTCCTCACCGGCTCCGCGCCCGCGCCCAACCCGATCGTGCCGGGCTGGTATGCCGACCCCGAGATCCATGTCTTCGGCGGGCGCTACTGGATCTATCCGACCTATTCGGATCATGGCGCGGTGCCGGACGTCTCGCCCGGCTTCACGCCGGCGCAGACCGAATTGCGCAAGCAGAAGATGGTCCGACCGTCCTACGGCATCCAGACCTTCTTCAATGCTTTCTCCTCGCCCGATCTGGTCCACTGGACCAAGCACAGCCACGTGTTCGACGTGAAGAATGCCGCCTGGGCGGCGTTCGCGATCTGGGCGCCTTCGGTGATCGCGGCGAACGGCAAATATTACATGTTCTTCAGCGCCAACGACATCCAGAAGGACGGCGAGACCGGCGGCATCGGGCTGGCGGTGAGCGACAAGCCCGGCGGCCCGTTCAAGGACGCGATCGGCAAGCCGCTGATCGGCAAGTTCCACAATGGCGCCCAGCCGATCGACCCCTTCGCGTTCCGCGACAAGGATGGGCAGGTCTATCTCTATTATGGCGGCTGGCAGCACTGCAACGTCGTCAAACTGAGCAAGGACTTGAAGTCGATCGTGCCGCATGCCGACGGCTCCTTGTTCAAGGAAATCACCCCGCCGGGCTATGTCGAGGGATCGTTCCTGATCCAGCGCAAGGGCGTCTATTATCTGATGTGGTCCGAGGGCGGCTGGACCGGCCCCGATTACAGCGTTGCCTACGCAATGGGCCCGAGCCCGGTCGGGCCGTTCAAGCCGATGGGCAAGATCCTGCAACAGGATTTCAGGATCGCGCGCGGGGCGGGACACCATTCGGTGGTGCAGCTTCCGGGCACCGACGATTGGGTGATCGCCTATCACCGCCGCCCGCTCGGCGAGGAGCGCGGCGAACATCGCGAACTCGCGCTCGATCGCATGGAGTTCAATGCCGACGGTACGATAAAGCCGGTGGTGATGACCAACGAAGGCGTCGCGCCCCGGCCGATCGGGCGGGCGAGATGA
- a CDS encoding glycoside hydrolase family 125 protein → MNRRDVIAGAGALAAAASLPARALAADSFVSKRPPASARRFVSKAVEAEIKAVKARIADPEIAWLFENCYPNTLDTTVAQFGTFDGKPDAVVITGDINALWLRDSSAQLQTYVHLAPKDAELRRLFHGLIQRQARCILLDSYANAFMADLSAKTDLEWSQTDKTDMKPGVAERKWEVDSLCYPMRLAHGYWTATRDKAPFDELWSQAAKRAVATFREQQRKDGPGPYHFQRVDKSPTETVMLGGYGAPTAKVGLIHSMFRPSDDSTVLPFLIPSNLFAVSALRQLAQVHQEARGDAAAAQDCLALAAEVQAALNAYGKMPDGQGGEVWAFEVDGYGNAIFMDDANVPSLSGLALLGAADRNDPLFRRTAALAWSKRNPWFFEGKAGKGIGGPHVGMDMIWPMSIIVHARNSNDDATILQCLRWLKATHADTGFMHESFHKDDPTNFTRKWFAWTNGLFGELILDVAKRKPSLLASRI, encoded by the coding sequence ATGAACCGTCGTGACGTGATCGCAGGCGCCGGAGCGCTCGCCGCCGCGGCTTCGCTGCCGGCGCGTGCGCTGGCTGCCGACAGCTTCGTGTCGAAGCGCCCGCCGGCGAGCGCGCGGCGCTTCGTCAGCAAGGCGGTCGAGGCCGAGATCAAGGCGGTCAAGGCGCGGATCGCCGACCCCGAGATCGCGTGGCTGTTCGAGAATTGCTATCCGAACACGCTCGACACTACAGTCGCCCAGTTCGGCACGTTCGACGGCAAGCCCGACGCAGTGGTGATCACCGGCGACATCAACGCGCTCTGGCTGCGCGACAGCTCGGCGCAGCTCCAGACCTATGTCCATCTGGCGCCGAAGGATGCCGAGCTGCGCCGGCTGTTCCACGGGCTGATCCAGCGCCAGGCGCGCTGCATCCTGCTCGATTCCTATGCCAACGCGTTCATGGCGGACCTGTCGGCGAAGACCGATCTCGAATGGTCGCAGACTGACAAGACCGACATGAAGCCGGGCGTCGCCGAGCGGAAATGGGAAGTGGATTCGCTCTGCTATCCGATGCGCCTCGCGCACGGCTACTGGACCGCGACGCGCGATAAAGCTCCGTTCGACGAGCTCTGGTCGCAAGCGGCGAAGCGCGCCGTCGCCACCTTCCGCGAGCAGCAGCGCAAGGACGGGCCTGGGCCCTATCACTTCCAGCGGGTCGACAAATCGCCCACCGAGACGGTGATGCTCGGCGGCTATGGCGCACCGACTGCCAAGGTCGGGCTGATCCACTCGATGTTCCGCCCCTCGGACGATTCGACGGTGCTGCCGTTCCTGATCCCGTCGAACCTGTTCGCGGTGTCGGCACTGCGCCAGCTCGCGCAGGTCCACCAGGAGGCCCGCGGCGATGCCGCGGCCGCGCAGGACTGCCTCGCGCTCGCCGCCGAAGTGCAGGCGGCGCTGAACGCCTATGGCAAGATGCCGGACGGGCAGGGGGGCGAGGTCTGGGCGTTCGAAGTCGACGGTTATGGCAATGCGATCTTCATGGACGACGCCAATGTGCCGAGCCTGAGCGGGCTGGCGCTGCTCGGCGCCGCGGATCGCAACGACCCATTGTTCCGCCGCACCGCGGCGCTCGCGTGGAGCAAGCGCAACCCCTGGTTCTTCGAAGGCAAAGCGGGGAAGGGGATCGGCGGGCCGCATGTCGGGATGGACATGATCTGGCCGATGTCGATCATCGTCCACGCGCGCAACAGCAACGACGACGCGACGATCCTCCAATGCCTGCGCTGGCTCAAGGCGACGCACGCCGACACCGGCTTCATGCACGAGAGCTTCCACAAGGACGATCCGACCAACTTCACCCGGAAGTGGTTCGCCTGGACCAATGGCCTGTTCGGCGAGCTGATCCTCGACGTGGCCAAGCGCAAGCCTTCGCTCCTCGCCAGCCGGATTTGA
- a CDS encoding ROK family transcriptional regulator, which yields MTATTTRTRPRLSGTNLERAADHNQRVTLHAIRVLGPLTRVELAGITGLTGPAIANITKRLLQDGLIDEAGQRRGGRGQPPTKLVVRADACYSIGVNIDRDHITIVLVDFSGETLMRVSEEVDFALPDHVRGLYRRSIKNMLRKAKVDIAKVVGLGIAIPDDLGLVDLPGRPADYATWDSVNIAELFREPLNLPTFVENDAAAAAMGEMQLGLGHTNNSFFYILISSGLGGGLVVDGSYLRGADGRSGELGFMRAADGAAPGEQVQQMVSLSGLARHLEQNGCSLADVMGDADPDTATKACVAAWIEDAAQRLTVPLDAINCLINPAAVLVGGRLPTAIVERLAERANELMQERAGMLPTVAPVIRAALSEDAPAVGAAILPFSHFLLPKQAALWKASG from the coding sequence ATGACGGCCACGACAACCCGCACCCGCCCCCGCCTGTCCGGCACAAATCTCGAGCGTGCCGCCGATCACAATCAGCGCGTGACGCTCCACGCGATCCGCGTGCTCGGACCACTGACTCGCGTCGAACTCGCCGGGATCACCGGACTGACCGGTCCGGCGATCGCCAATATCACCAAGCGTCTGCTCCAGGACGGCCTGATCGACGAGGCCGGCCAGCGCCGCGGCGGCCGTGGCCAGCCGCCGACCAAGCTCGTCGTGCGCGCCGACGCCTGTTACTCGATCGGAGTGAATATCGACCGCGATCACATCACGATCGTGCTCGTCGACTTTTCGGGCGAGACGCTGATGCGAGTCTCCGAGGAAGTCGACTTCGCTTTGCCCGATCATGTCCGCGGGCTGTATCGGCGCTCGATCAAGAACATGCTGCGCAAGGCCAAGGTGGATATCGCCAAGGTCGTCGGACTCGGCATCGCGATTCCCGACGATCTCGGGCTGGTCGACCTGCCCGGGCGGCCCGCCGATTATGCGACCTGGGACAGTGTCAACATCGCCGAGCTGTTCCGCGAGCCGCTCAACCTGCCCACCTTCGTCGAGAACGACGCCGCCGCCGCCGCTATGGGCGAGATGCAATTGGGGCTCGGCCATACCAACAACAGCTTCTTCTACATCCTGATCTCGTCGGGGCTCGGCGGCGGGCTGGTCGTCGACGGTTCGTATCTGCGCGGCGCCGACGGGCGCAGCGGCGAGCTGGGCTTCATGCGTGCCGCGGACGGCGCGGCGCCCGGCGAGCAGGTCCAGCAGATGGTCTCGCTGTCGGGATTGGCGCGGCATCTCGAGCAGAACGGCTGCAGCCTTGCCGACGTGATGGGCGACGCCGACCCGGACACGGCGACCAAGGCCTGCGTCGCCGCATGGATCGAGGACGCGGCGCAGCGGCTCACCGTGCCGCTCGACGCGATCAACTGCCTGATCAACCCCGCCGCGGTGCTGGTCGGCGGCCGGCTTCCCACCGCGATCGTAGAACGGCTGGCCGAGCGTGCCAACGAACTGATGCAGGAGCGTGCGGGCATGCTCCCGACCGTGGCGCCGGTCATTCGCGCGGCATTGTCCGAAGACGCGCCCGCGGTCGGCGCGGCAATCCTGCCGTTCAGTCACTTCCTGCTGCCCAAGCAGGCGGCCTTGTGGAAGGCTTCAGGCTGA